From one Chanodichthys erythropterus isolate Z2021 chromosome 3, ASM2448905v1, whole genome shotgun sequence genomic stretch:
- the chmp6a gene encoding charged multivesicular body protein 6, whose translation MGNVFGRQGRRSRVTEQDRAILQLKQQRDKLKQYQKKITLQLEKERRLAKLLLEDGKKERALLLLKKKRYQDRLLDKTEIQIANLERMVQDIEFVQIEVKVIEGLKAGNDCLKQMHEVMSIEEVERILEETQEAIEYQKQIDELLAGSLTLEDEDAVLAELEAITQGEDITLPELPTDPLPAVPTGETGRKEAQIKPEREMLAA comes from the exons ATGGGAAATGTTTTCGGCAGACAGGGACGCCGCAGTCGAGTGACAGAACAGGACAGGGCGATATTG CAACTGAAACAGCAGAGAGATAAACTGAAACAATATCAGAAGAAAATCACATTACAGCTGGAGAAAGAGAGACGTCTGGCCAAACTGCTCCTGGAGGATGGCAAGAAAGA ACGAGCTCTTCTGCTGCTCAAAAAGAAACGCTACCAAGATCGCCTGCTGGACAAGACCGAGATCCAGATAGCCAACCTGGAGCGCATG GTTCAAGATATTGAATTTGTTCAGATTGAAGTAAAGGTCATCGAGGGTTTAAAAGCTGGAAATGACTGTCTCAAGCAAATGCATGAG GTCATGTCGATTGAGGAGGTGGAGAGAATCCTGGAGGAGACGCAAGAGGCCATTGAGTATCAGAAG CAAATTGATGAACTGCTGGCGGGTTCGTTGACACTGGAGGATGAGGATGCTGTGTTAGCTGAGCTGGAGGCCATCACTCAG GGAGAAGATATAACCCTTCCGGAATTACCCACAGATCCATTGCCAGCGGTGCCTACGGGGGAGACAG GGAGAAAAGAGGCACAAATCAAGCCGGAGCGAGAGATGCTGGCAGCGTAA